In Carya illinoinensis cultivar Pawnee chromosome 6, C.illinoinensisPawnee_v1, whole genome shotgun sequence, a single genomic region encodes these proteins:
- the LOC122312326 gene encoding O-fucosyltransferase 10-like has protein sequence MAMKPKIHPPNGNGYSSDNCGGGGGGSNTSPSPPPSPPRHSHFRRRVKSKVHYVHSLKESFGGGYGILFRRNLLLLSLLYVSGLLMCVGPFSAYVSGPTLPGSFYRSHEMFRRLWRDIEADNSSAIELSSVWKFKRRLKEQRPCPNSTAGRCFESSGSNGYLIIEANGGLNQQRSAICNAVAVAGLLNAILVIPQFDFHNVWRDPSEFGDIYDEDHFIATLEDYVKVVKKLPEALMERHDYNITNVPTFRVQAWASVNYYLGEVYPVLQKQGVIRLAPFANRLAMNVPPHIQSLRCLTNYEALRFSSPISTLANELVNRMIEKSSGTGGKYVSIHLRFEEDMLAFSCCVYDGGKAEKTEMDLVREKGWKGKFKRKDHIILPSLNRITGKCPLSPLEVGMMLRGMGFGNDTSIYLASGKIYQAGRHLAPLLKMFPHLHTKESLATPEELAIYKGFSSRLAALDYIVCLSSEVFVTTQGGNFPHFLMGHRRFLYDGHAKTIMPDKRKLVVLLQDMGLSWKAFKDQMKEMLNESDRKGIMVPRVRKLNRKTSVYTYPLPECRCLQKSDKNLMNPNSTFSNYQLKSMRHEVANQT, from the exons ATGGCCATGAAACCCAAGATCCACCCTCCCAACGGCAATGGCTACTCCAGCGACAACTGCGGCGGAGGCGGTGGCGGTAGCAACACGTCCCCCAGTCCACCTCCCTCACCTCCCCGTCACTCCCATTTCCGCCGCCGAGTGAAGTCTAAGGTCCACTACGTTCACTCCCTTAAGGAAAGCTTTGGCGGCGGCTACGGCATTCTGTTCCGGCGGAACCTTCTGCTTCTGTCCCTGCTTTACGTGTCTGGGCTGCTCATGTGCGTGGGGCCCTTCTCTGCTTATGTTTCCGGTCCAACTCTTCCTGGCTCCTTCTACCGTAGCCACGAGATGTTTCGCAGGCTCTGGCGTGACATTGAGGCTGATAATTCATCCGCAATTGAg TTATCCTCTGTCTGGAAATTCAAAAGGAGGCTAAAAGAGCAGAGACCTTGCCCAAACTCAACTGCTGGACGATGTTTTg AGTCTTCTGGCTCCAATGGTTACTTAATTATTGAAGCTAATGGTGGTCTTAATCAGCAGCGCTCTGCA atttgcaATGCAGTGGCTGTAGCTGGACTTTTGAATGCGATACTTGTTATCCCTCAATTTGATTTCCATAACGTTTGGAGGGATCCAAG tgAGTTTGGTGACATATATGATGAAGATCATTTCATAGCTACCCTTGAGGACTATGTGAAAGTGGTGAAAAAGCTACCCGAGGCATTGATGGAAAGACATGATTACAACATCACTAATGTACCAACCTTCCGTGTCCAAGCTTGGGCTTCTGTCAATTATTACTTGGGAGAAGTTTATCCTGTCTTGCAGAAGCAAGG GGTTATTCGCTTGGCCCCCTTTGCTAATAGATTAGCAATGAATGTCCCACCTCATATTCAATCTCTGAGATGCCTCACTAACTATGAAGCATTGAGGTTCTCTTCTCCCATTTCAACTCTTGCAAATGAATTAGTGAATAGAATGATTGAGAAGAGCTCAGGGACTGGTGGGAAGTATGTTTCCATTCACCTCCGCTTTGAAGAG GACATGTTGGCTTTTTCATGCTGTGTGTATGATGGAGGAAAGGCCGAAAAAACTGAAATGGATTTAGTTCGTGAAAAAGGGTGGAAGGGGAAGTTCAAACGAAAAGATCATATCATTCTGCCAAGTCTCAATCGAATCACTGGAAAATGCCCACTATCTCCATTGGAG GTTGGGATGATGCTACGTGGCATGGGTTTTGGTAATGACACTTCAATTTATCTGGCATCAGGGAAAATATACCAAGCAGGAAGACATTTAGCTCCTCTGCTAAAGATGTTTCCCCATCTCCACACAAAGGAATCTCTTGCAACCCCAGAAGAGCTTGCTATTTACAAG ggattttcttcaagattgGCAGCTCTGGACTACATAGTATGCTTGTCTAGTGAGGTTTTTGTGACTACTCAGGGTGGAAACTTCCCGCATTTTCTGATGGGTCACCGAAGATTCCTCTATGATGGACATGCGAAGACCATTATGCCTGATAAACGAAAGCTTGTTGTTCTACTGCAGGACATGGGTCTCAG CTGGAAAGCTTTCAAGGATCAGATGAAAGAAATGCTCAATGAAAGTGACCGCAAGGGGATCATGGTACCAAGAGTGAGAAAATTGAACAGAAAAACTTCCGTGTACACGTACCCTTTACCAGAATGTAGATGTCTCCAGAAATCCGACAAGAACCTAATGAATCCAAATTCTACATTCTCTAATTACCAACTGAAATCCATGAGGCATGAGGTGGCAAACCAAACTTAA